The Scomber scombrus chromosome 22, fScoSco1.1, whole genome shotgun sequence genome has a window encoding:
- the LOC134004742 gene encoding E3 ubiquitin-protein ligase TRIM39-like: MASANSLLYEEQLLCSICLQAFNEPVSTPCGHNYCKSCITEYWSTTNQIQCPLCKKKFRKRPQLQVNTEFRDMVEHFNNMRVSGAEEILAKQGEVPCDVCLGLKLKAQKTCLVCLASYCQSHLEPHQRVPALKKHKLIDPVSNMEDKICKKHDKMFELFCRSDEMCVCFMCLKDDHVMHETVPLEHIFKERKTWLTTAISEIKTMEITKSTSYKGIQNSLEQRKKESEKDIAEILEVFTALVASLQRRQTELIDLIQEKHKAAEKMAKDHMAKLDQEVTELKRRRSEMEQLLQTEDHLHLLQTWASSQHLHNPLSDSTSPFTHDTSDISHQGYVGMVKDAVAEMEDEMETLIQEVKLYDTAGKQMTDELIEEVCSPPPDRLMMIQLHDAVDVTLDAYTAHSKLTVSKDGKELRLNEGKLLLPSLFARRFAIQPFVLGKDGFSSGRFYYEVQVSQSTRWVLGVVKESINKQDYLFLCPENGCWTISGASGQFGRQFSPNTASVNCPHYLSHSQTVGVFVDYEVGEVSFYDVDTRTPILSFTGCTFTEPAPPLTALLHTFTGTSSRSRPKLYPFFGMFGDYDDSLTINPLGHAV, translated from the coding sequence ATGGCCTCAGCCAACAGCCTTCTGTATGAAGAACAGCTTCTGTGTTCAATCTGTCTGCAAGCATTCAATGAGCCTGTCTCTACTCCATGCGGACACAACTACTGCAAGTCTTGTATCACAGAGTACTGGTCCACCACTAACCAGATACAGTGTCCGCTCTGTAAGAAGAAGTTCCGCAAAAGACCACAGCTTCAGGTCAACACAGAGTTCAGAGATATGGTGGAGCATTTCAACAACATGAGGGTGAGTGGTGCAGAGGAGATCCTTGCCAAACAAGGGGAAGTGCCCTGTGATGTCTGCCTTGGGCTAAAGCTCAAGGCCCAGAAGACATGCCTGGTGTGTTTGGCCTCATACTGCCAGTCTCACCTGGAGCCTCATCAGAGAGTCCCAGCCCTTAAGAAGCACAAGCTGATCGACCCTGTGTCAAACATGGAGGACAAGATTTGCAAGAAACATGACAAGATGTTTGAGCTCTTCTGTCGCTCGGAcgagatgtgtgtttgtttcatgtgcTTGAAGGATGACCATGTAATGCATGAAACTGTCCCATtagaacacattttcaaagagAGGAAAACGTGGCTTACAACAGCGatatcagaaataaaaacaatggaaaTCACTAAATCCACGAGTTATAAGGGAATCCAAAACTCACttgaacagagaaagaaagagtcagAGAAAGATATAGCAGAGATTTTGGAGGTATTCACTGCTCTGGTGGCCTCCCTTCAAAGAAGGCAGACTGAGCTGATTGATTTGATCCAGGAGAAGCATAAAGCAGCAGAGAAGATGGCTAAAGACCACATGGCAAAGCTTGACCAAGAagtcactgagctgaagaggagaaGGTCTGAGATGGAGCAGCTTTTGCAAACAGAGGACCACCTCCACCTACTGCAGACCTGGGCCTCCAGCCAGCATCTACACAACCCTCTGTCAGATTCCACTAGTCCATTTACACATGACACCTCTGACATCAGTCATCAGGGCTATGTGGGGATGGTGAAAGATGCAGTGGCTGAGATGGAAGATGAGATGGAGACACTTATTCAAGAAGTCAAGTTGTATGACACAGCTGGAAAACAGATGACAGATGAGTTAATTGAAGAAGTGTGTAGTCCGCCTCCAGACAGATTGATGATGATCCAGCTACATGATGCAGTAGATGTGACCCTGGATGCCTACACAGCCCATTCAAAACTTACAGTGTCTAAGGATGGGAAAGAACTGAGATTAAATGAAGGCAAACTGTTGTTACCATCTTTATTTGCAAGGAGATTTGCAATTCAACCCTTTGTCCTTGGGAAAGATGGCTTTTCCTCAGGCAGGTTCTACTATGAGGTTCAGGTCAGTCAAAGTACCAGATGGGTCTTAGGAGTTGTCAAAGAATCCATTAACAAGCAGGACTATCTGTTTCTATGCCCTGAGAATGGATGCTGGACAATTTCTGGAGCATCAGGTCAATTTGGCCGGCAATTTTCCCCCAACACTGCAAGTGTTAATTGCCCCCACTACCTGAGCCACTCCCAGACAGTTGGTGTGTTTGTCGATTATGAGGTGGGAGAGGTCTCCTTCTATGATGTCGACACCAGGACTCCGATCTTGTCCTTCACAGGTTGTACCTTCACTGAGCCTGCACCACCACTGACGGCTCTCCTACATACATTTACTGGCACTTCCTCAAGGAGCAGACCGAAGCTCTACCCTTTTTTTGGTATGTTTGGGGATTATGATGATTCACTTACAATCAATCCATTAGGCCACGCAGTTTGA